In one Pseudarthrobacter oxydans genomic region, the following are encoded:
- the rpsE gene encoding 30S ribosomal protein S5, with protein MTEANKEKDTVSADQKATEAVAATETTAPAAADDRRGGARRGERGDRGQGRGDRGGRGGRDGGREAEKSQFVERVVTINRVSKVVKGGRRFSFTALVVVGDGNGMVGVGYGKAKEVPAAIAKGVEEAKKSFFRVPRVGSTIPHRVQGEAAAGVVMLRPASAGTGVIAGGPVRAVLECVGIHDILSKSLGSSNAINIVHATVDALKRLEEPAAVAARRGLPLDEIAPPALVKALLNMKAGA; from the coding sequence GTGACGGAAGCAAACAAGGAAAAGGACACTGTGTCTGCAGATCAGAAGGCTACTGAAGCCGTAGCTGCCACTGAGACCACTGCCCCCGCAGCTGCCGATGACCGCCGTGGTGGCGCTCGTCGCGGCGAGCGTGGCGACCGTGGCCAGGGCCGCGGCGACCGTGGTGGCCGTGGCGGCCGCGATGGCGGCCGTGAAGCCGAGAAGAGCCAGTTCGTAGAGCGCGTCGTCACCATCAACCGCGTTTCCAAGGTGGTCAAGGGTGGTCGTCGCTTCAGCTTCACCGCCTTGGTCGTCGTCGGTGACGGCAACGGTATGGTCGGCGTTGGCTACGGCAAGGCTAAGGAAGTTCCTGCCGCAATCGCAAAGGGCGTAGAAGAAGCTAAGAAGTCCTTCTTCCGCGTTCCCCGCGTTGGCAGCACCATCCCGCACCGCGTTCAGGGTGAGGCTGCCGCAGGCGTCGTAATGCTGCGTCCGGCCTCCGCCGGTACCGGTGTTATCGCCGGTGGCCCGGTCCGTGCAGTACTGGAGTGCGTGGGCATCCACGACATCCTCTCCAAGTCGCTCGGTTCCTCCAACGCCATCAACATCGTTCACGCGACTGTTGACGCCCTGAAGCGCCTCGAAGAGCCGGCAGCAGTGGCAGCACGCCGCGGCCTGCCCCTCGACGAGATCGCTCCGCCGGCACTGGTGAAGGCCCTTCTG
- the rplR gene encoding 50S ribosomal protein L18 has protein sequence MAISINKKRTNKSKSASRSRRQLRIRKRISGTAVRPRLVVNRSARHVFVQVVDDTKGQTVASASTLEADLRAFDGDKTAKAKRVGELVAERAKAAGIEAVVFDRGGNKYHGRIAAVADGAREGGLSL, from the coding sequence ATGGCCATCTCAATTAACAAGAAGCGTACGAACAAGAGCAAGTCTGCTTCGCGCAGCCGCCGCCAGCTTCGTATCCGTAAGCGCATCTCCGGTACGGCTGTACGTCCGCGTCTGGTCGTCAACCGTTCCGCACGCCACGTATTCGTCCAGGTTGTCGATGACACCAAGGGCCAGACCGTAGCGAGCGCCTCCACTCTGGAAGCCGACCTTCGTGCATTCGACGGCGACAAGACTGCCAAGGCCAAGCGCGTTGGCGAACTCGTCGCAGAGCGTGCCAAGGCTGCCGGTATCGAAGCTGTTGTCTTCGACCGCGGTGGTAACAAGTACCACGGCCGGATCGCCGCCGTCGCTGACGGTGCACGTGAAGGTGGGCTGTCACTGTGA
- the rplF gene encoding 50S ribosomal protein L6 translates to MSRIGRLPITVPAGVEVKVDGSVVSVKGSKGELNHTVASPIEVTLDADTLTVARPNDERASRSLHGLTRTLISNMIEGVTKGYEKKLEIVGTGYRVQAKGSDLEFALGFSHPVNVSAPEGITFAVETPTKLSVSGINKQQVGEVAANIRKLRKPDPYKGKGIRYAGEVIRRKVGKAGK, encoded by the coding sequence ATGTCACGTATTGGACGTCTCCCCATCACCGTTCCTGCCGGCGTTGAGGTCAAGGTTGACGGCTCTGTCGTCAGCGTCAAGGGATCCAAAGGCGAGCTGAACCACACTGTGGCCAGCCCGATCGAGGTCACCCTGGATGCAGACACCCTGACTGTCGCCCGCCCGAACGACGAGCGCGCCTCCCGTTCACTCCACGGCCTGACCCGCACCCTGATCTCCAACATGATCGAGGGCGTCACCAAGGGCTACGAGAAGAAGCTTGAAATCGTCGGTACCGGTTACCGCGTTCAGGCCAAGGGATCTGACCTTGAGTTCGCTCTCGGTTTCAGCCACCCGGTCAATGTCTCCGCACCGGAGGGCATCACCTTTGCAGTTGAGACCCCGACCAAGCTCTCTGTTTCAGGTATCAACAAGCAGCAGGTCGGCGAGGTTGCTGCCAACATTCGCAAGCTGCGGAAGCCGGACCCCTACAAGGGCAAGGGCATCCGTTACGCCGGCGAAGTCATCCGCCGCAAGGTCGGAAAGGCTGGTAAGTAA
- the rpsH gene encoding 30S ribosomal protein S8, which translates to MTMTDPVADMLTRLRNANSAYHDTVTMPYSKLKARVADILKAEGFIAGWKEEDAEVGKKLTIELKFGPNRERSIAGVRRISKPGLRVYAKSTNLPHVLGGLGVAILSTSSGLLTDKQAGKKGVGGEVLAYVW; encoded by the coding sequence ATGACAATGACAGATCCTGTCGCAGACATGCTTACGCGTCTGCGCAATGCAAACTCGGCATACCACGACACCGTGACCATGCCGTACAGCAAGCTCAAGGCACGCGTCGCCGACATCCTCAAGGCCGAAGGTTTCATCGCCGGCTGGAAGGAAGAGGACGCTGAGGTTGGCAAGAAGCTGACCATCGAGCTCAAGTTCGGACCGAACCGCGAGCGTTCAATCGCTGGCGTTCGCCGTATCTCCAAGCCGGGCCTGCGTGTTTACGCAAAGTCCACCAACCTGCCGCACGTGCTCGGTGGCCTGGGTGTCGCAATCCTGTCCACCTCTTCCGGCCTCCTGACTGACAAGCAGGCCGGCAAGAAGGGCGTGGGCGGCGAAGTCCTCGCGTACGTCTGGTAA
- the rplE gene encoding 50S ribosomal protein L5, whose amino-acid sequence MTETLETPATKIVPRLKTKYAESIKSTLIEEFKYQNVNQVPRLVKVVVNMGVGDAAKDSKLIDGAVRDLTQITGQKPQVTKARKSIAQFKLREGMPIGAHATLRGDRMWEFLDRLVTLALPRIRDFRGLSGKQFDGNGNYTFGLTEQVMFHEIDQDKIDRVRGMDITVVTTAKTDDEGRALLKALGFPFKAED is encoded by the coding sequence ATGACTGAGACTCTCGAGACTCCGGCAACGAAGATCGTTCCTCGTCTGAAGACCAAGTACGCAGAATCCATCAAGAGCACGCTCATTGAGGAATTCAAGTACCAGAACGTCAACCAGGTTCCCCGCCTCGTGAAGGTCGTTGTGAACATGGGTGTTGGAGATGCCGCCAAGGACTCCAAGCTGATCGACGGCGCTGTCCGCGACCTCACCCAGATCACCGGCCAGAAGCCGCAGGTAACCAAGGCCCGCAAGTCGATCGCACAGTTCAAGCTGCGCGAAGGCATGCCCATCGGTGCGCACGCTACCCTGCGTGGCGACCGCATGTGGGAATTCCTGGATCGTCTTGTCACCCTGGCACTGCCCCGTATCCGCGACTTCCGCGGACTGAGCGGCAAGCAGTTCGATGGCAACGGCAACTACACCTTCGGTCTGACCGAGCAGGTTATGTTCCACGAAATCGACCAGGACAAGATCGACCGCGTCCGCGGTATGGACATCACGGTTGTTACCACTGCCAAGACCGATGACGAAGGCCGTGCGCTGCTCAAGGCGCTTGGTTTCCCGTTCAAGGCCGAAGACTAA
- the rplX gene encoding 50S ribosomal protein L24 → MASKIKKGDLVQVITGAKAERGGDRGKQGKVLRVFTDTNRVLVEGVNRVTKHTKVGQSQRGTKTGGIEVVEAPIHISNVALVDPSTKKPTRVGFRTETVERNGKQREVRIRVAKSSGKDI, encoded by the coding sequence ATGGCTTCTAAGATCAAGAAGGGTGACCTCGTTCAGGTCATCACTGGCGCCAAGGCTGAGCGCGGCGGCGACCGCGGCAAGCAGGGCAAGGTCCTGCGTGTTTTCACCGACACCAACCGCGTGTTGGTTGAAGGCGTTAACCGCGTAACCAAGCACACCAAGGTCGGTCAGTCGCAGCGCGGCACCAAGACCGGTGGCATCGAGGTTGTTGAAGCCCCGATCCACATCTCCAACGTGGCTCTGGTTGACCCGTCCACCAAGAAGCCCACCCGCGTCGGCTTCCGCACTGAGACCGTTGAGCGTAACGGCAAGCAGCGCGAAGTCCGCATCCGCGTGGCCAAGAGCTCAGGGAAGGACATCTAA
- the rplN gene encoding 50S ribosomal protein L14 — protein MIQQESRLKVADNTGAKEILTIRVLGGSGRRYAGIGDVIVATVKDAIPGGNVKKGDVVKAVIVRTKKERRRADGSYIKFDENAAVILKGDGDPRGTRIFGPVGRELRDKKFMKIVSLAPEVL, from the coding sequence GTGATTCAGCAGGAGTCGCGACTCAAGGTCGCCGACAACACGGGTGCTAAGGAAATCCTTACCATTCGCGTTCTCGGTGGATCTGGCCGTCGCTACGCAGGCATCGGTGACGTCATTGTCGCCACCGTCAAGGATGCAATCCCGGGCGGCAACGTAAAGAAGGGCGATGTTGTCAAGGCAGTCATCGTCCGTACCAAGAAGGAACGCCGCCGTGCGGATGGTTCCTACATCAAGTTTGACGAGAACGCAGCTGTGATCCTGAAGGGCGACGGTGACCCCCGCGGTACCCGTATCTTCGGACCGGTTGGTCGTGAACTCCGTGACAAGAAGTTCATGAAGATCGTTTCTCTGGCTCCGGAGGTGCTCTAG
- the rpsQ gene encoding 30S ribosomal protein S17 yields the protein MSEKDENVTETATAATAEQRGYRKTRRGYVVSDKMEKTIVVQVEDRVKHALYGKVIRRTSKVKAHDENNTAGIGDLVVIAETRPLSATKNWRLVEILEKAK from the coding sequence GTGAGTGAAAAGGACGAGAACGTGACGGAAACTGCTACCGCAGCCACGGCTGAGCAGCGCGGTTACCGCAAGACGCGTCGCGGCTACGTGGTCTCTGACAAGATGGAAAAGACCATCGTTGTCCAGGTTGAAGACCGCGTGAAGCACGCCCTGTACGGCAAGGTCATCCGCCGTACCTCCAAGGTCAAGGCTCACGACGAGAACAACACCGCCGGCATCGGCGACCTCGTTGTTATCGCCGAGACCCGCCCGCTGTCCGCCACCAAGAACTGGCGGCTCGTGGAAATCCTCGAGAAGGCCAAGTAG
- the rpmC gene encoding 50S ribosomal protein L29 — MAVGSKDLAPAQLDGFDNERLVEELRKAKEELFNLRFQSATGQLENHGRLRAVKKDIARIYTVLRERELGIRAEVAAPVVEAKEEKKSKKAATKKAEPAETVETEEDAK; from the coding sequence ATGGCAGTAGGATCCAAGGATCTGGCTCCCGCACAGCTGGACGGTTTCGACAACGAGCGTCTCGTTGAAGAACTCCGCAAGGCCAAGGAAGAGCTGTTCAACCTGCGTTTCCAGTCCGCCACCGGACAGCTGGAGAACCACGGTCGTCTGCGCGCGGTAAAGAAGGACATCGCCCGCATCTACACCGTTCTCCGTGAGCGCGAGCTGGGCATTCGTGCCGAGGTTGCCGCACCGGTTGTGGAAGCCAAGGAAGAGAAGAAGTCCAAGAAGGCCGCAACCAAGAAGGCCGAGCCGGCTGAAACGGTTGAGACCGAGGAGGATGCCAAGTGA
- the rplP gene encoding 50S ribosomal protein L16, protein MLIPRRVKHRKQHHPGRSGAATGGTKVSFGEYGIQALSPAYVTNRQIESARIAMTRHIKRGGKVWINIYPDRPLTKKPAETRMGSGKGSPEWWVANVKPGRVLFEISGVEESVAREALRLAIHKLPLKARILRREGGE, encoded by the coding sequence ATGCTTATCCCACGTCGAGTCAAGCACCGTAAGCAGCACCACCCGGGTCGTTCCGGCGCTGCTACGGGCGGCACCAAGGTCTCCTTCGGTGAGTACGGCATCCAGGCCCTGAGCCCGGCATACGTCACCAACCGTCAGATCGAGTCTGCCCGTATCGCGATGACCCGCCACATCAAGCGTGGCGGTAAGGTCTGGATCAACATCTACCCGGACCGTCCCCTGACCAAGAAGCCTGCCGAAACCCGCATGGGTTCCGGTAAGGGTTCACCGGAATGGTGGGTCGCAAACGTCAAGCCGGGCCGGGTTCTCTTCGAGATCTCCGGTGTCGAGGAATCGGTAGCCCGCGAGGCACTGCGCCTGGCAATCCACAAGCTCCCGTTGAAGGCACGCATTCTGCGTCGCGAAGGTGGTGAATAG
- the rpsC gene encoding 30S ribosomal protein S3: MGQKVNPHGFRLGITTDHVSHWFADSTKAGQRYKDFVREDIRIRQLMSTGMERAGIAKVEIERTRDRVRVDIHTARPGIVIGRRGAEADRIRGELEKLTGKQVQLNILEVKNPEMEAQLVAQGVAEQLTSRVAFRRAMKKAMQSAQRAGAKGIRIACSGRLGGAEMSRSEFYREGRVPLHTLRANIDYGFYEAKTTFGRIGVKVWIYKGDVTAKELAQQAASAPSRGRGASDRPGRPGGADRGDRRRRNDRPAADAAPAAEAPAAEAAAAAPAQAVEGGQA; the protein is encoded by the coding sequence GTGGGACAGAAAGTAAACCCGCACGGGTTCCGACTCGGCATCACCACCGATCACGTATCGCACTGGTTCGCTGACAGCACCAAGGCCGGCCAGCGGTACAAGGACTTCGTTCGCGAAGACATCCGCATCCGCCAGCTCATGTCCACGGGCATGGAGCGCGCCGGTATCGCCAAGGTTGAGATCGAGCGCACCCGTGACCGCGTCCGCGTGGACATCCACACGGCCCGTCCCGGCATCGTCATCGGCCGCCGTGGAGCAGAAGCAGACCGCATCCGCGGCGAGCTCGAAAAGCTCACCGGCAAGCAGGTCCAGCTGAACATCCTCGAGGTCAAGAACCCCGAGATGGAAGCCCAGCTTGTTGCCCAGGGCGTTGCTGAGCAGCTGACTTCACGTGTGGCGTTCCGCCGCGCAATGAAGAAGGCCATGCAGTCTGCGCAGCGTGCAGGTGCCAAGGGCATCCGTATCGCCTGCTCCGGTCGACTGGGTGGCGCTGAAATGTCCCGCTCGGAGTTCTACCGCGAAGGCCGTGTGCCCCTGCACACCCTCCGCGCGAACATCGACTACGGCTTCTACGAAGCCAAGACCACCTTCGGCCGCATCGGCGTGAAGGTCTGGATCTACAAGGGTGACGTCACCGCCAAGGAACTGGCCCAGCAGGCCGCTTCCGCCCCGTCCCGTGGCCGCGGTGCCAGCGACCGTCCGGGCCGCCCGGGTGGCGCTGACCGTGGTGACCGCCGCCGTCGCAACGACCGCCCGGCCGCTGACGCAGCTCCTGCTGCCGAGGCTCCGGCAGCTGAGGCAGCTGCAGCCGCACCGGCACAGGCTGTAGAAGGAGGACAGGCTTAA
- the rplV gene encoding 50S ribosomal protein L22, whose protein sequence is MEAKAIARHIRVTPMKARRVVNLVRGLQANEALAILKFAPQAASEPVFKVVQSAISNARVLADRDGVAFDEGDLIISEAFVDEGPTMKRFQPRAQGRAFQIKKRTSHITVVVATPEKEEAR, encoded by the coding sequence ATGGAAGCCAAGGCAATTGCGCGCCACATCCGCGTAACGCCTATGAAGGCCCGGCGCGTCGTCAACCTTGTTCGTGGATTGCAAGCGAATGAGGCTCTGGCAATTCTGAAGTTTGCCCCCCAGGCAGCTTCGGAGCCGGTATTCAAGGTAGTACAGTCGGCAATCTCCAACGCCCGGGTCCTCGCGGACCGCGACGGCGTGGCGTTTGACGAAGGTGACCTCATCATCAGCGAAGCGTTTGTTGATGAAGGCCCGACCATGAAGCGGTTCCAGCCGCGTGCCCAGGGTCGTGCATTTCAGATCAAGAAGCGCACCAGCCACATCACCGTGGTAGTCGCTACCCCGGAGAAAGAGGAGGCTCGCTAA
- the rpsS gene encoding 30S ribosomal protein S19 → MPRSLKKGPFVDQHLFVKVARENEKGTKNVIKTWSRRSMIIPDMLGHTIAVHDGRKHIPVFVTESMVGHKLGEFAPTRTFRGHVKDDRKGKRR, encoded by the coding sequence ATGCCACGCAGCCTGAAAAAAGGTCCTTTCGTCGACCAGCACCTCTTTGTGAAGGTAGCCAGGGAAAACGAAAAGGGCACCAAGAACGTCATCAAGACCTGGTCCCGCCGTTCGATGATCATCCCCGACATGCTGGGACACACGATCGCCGTACACGACGGACGCAAGCACATTCCGGTGTTTGTCACTGAGTCGATGGTCGGGCACAAGCTCGGCGAATTCGCTCCCACGCGGACATTCCGCGGCCATGTCAAGGACGACCGTAAGGGCAAGCGCCGCTAG